One Aphidius gifuensis isolate YNYX2018 linkage group LG5, ASM1490517v1, whole genome shotgun sequence genomic region harbors:
- the LOC122858295 gene encoding aurora kinase C-like, with translation MLKNSDNNLPLKQVPVSNDEKTINNHKQLRTLKTLTISKDKENLEALKLSECIAAQTIAINDVKITEKEKDKTINKVPIKNGENDKKNDVKIDDNDVKKTTNKLTIKIDKPKEVVDKKIDNTSSGSNVVSSSSSNSKTESTSSAAAAASSSTSSASSSNAPKKWVLTDFEIGKPLGKGKFGNVYLARERKSKYIVAMKVLFKNQIEEGNVEHQVRREIEIQTHLRHPNILRMYGYFHDTKRVYLILEFAPNGELYKALKDAPDGRFDEAKTAKYIYQLADALKYCHSKKVIHRDIKPENLLLGRDGELKIADFGWSVHAPSSRRDTLCGTLDYLPPEMVFGNSHDHSVDLWGVGVLCYECLTGNPPFVTKSYDETYKKIMKAQYTFPSYVSDGARDLISKLLIVKSENRLSLDGILTHPWIIEHQKTKKSS, from the exons atgttgaaaaaCAGTGATAATAACTTACCACTTAAACAAGTACCAGTgtcaaatgatgaaaaaacaatcaacaatCATAAACAATTGAGaacattaaaaacattaacaatatcaaaagataaagaaaatcTTGAAGCTTTAAAATTATCAGAATGTATAGCTGCTCAAACAATTGCAATAAATGATGTTAAAATaacagaaaaagaaaaagataaaacaataaataaagtgcCTATAAAAAATGGAGAAAATGATAAGAAGAATGatgttaaaattgatgataatgatgttaaaaaaactaccaataaattaacaattaaaattgataaaccaaaagaagttgttgataaaaaaatagataatacaTCAAGTGGATCAAATGTAGtgtcatcatcttcatcaaatTCAAAGACAGAATCAACATCttcagcagcagcagcagcatcaTCTTCAActtcatcagcatcatcatcaaatgctCCAAAAAAATGGGTACTAACAGATTTCGAAATTGGTAAACCACTTGGTAAAGGTAAATTTGGTAATGTTTATTTAGCAAGAGAACGTAAATCGAAATATATTGTTGCAATGAAAgtactatttaaaaatcaaattgaagAAGGTAATGTTGAGCATCAAGTACGAAGAGAAATTGAAATACAAACTCATTTGAG ACATCCAAATATTCTTCGTATGTATGGATATTTCCATGACACTAAGCgagtttatttaattcttgaatTTGCACCAAATGGAGAATTGTATAAGGCACTTAAAGATGCACCAGATGGTCGTTTTGATGAAgcaaa aacagcaaagtatatttatcaattagctGATGCATTGAAATATTGTCACAGTAAAAAAGTTATACATCGTGATATTAAACCAGAAAATTTACTACTTGGAAGAGATGgtgaattaaaaattgctGATTTTGGATGGTCAGTACATGCACCATCATCAAGACGTGATACATTATGTGGTACACTTGATTATTTACCACCAGAAATGGTTTTTGGTAATTCACATGATCATTCTGTTGATTTATGGGGTGTTGGTGTTTTATGCTATGAATGTCTAACTGGTAATCCACCATTTGTAACTAAAAGCTATGatgaaacatataaaaaaattatgaaagcACAATATACATTTCCATCTTATGTTAGTGATGGTGCTCgtgatttaatttcaaaa ttattgatTGTTAAATCAGAAAATCGTCTTTCTCTTGATGGAATTTTAACACATCCATGGATCATTGAAcatcaaaaaactaaaaaatcatcataa
- the LOC122858293 gene encoding insulin gene enhancer protein ISL-1 isoform X2: protein MQRTGPIGGPGHLGLQGPPRSLKISPVKIQDDSGDPISQKAKSSLCVGCGGWINDQWILRVAPDLEWHAACLKCAECQQFLDERCTCFVRDGKTYCKRDYTRLFGTKCDKCSQSFNKNDLVMRAKTKIYHKECFRCSACMRKLETGDQFALRHDGLFCRQDHDMLESGKFCTGVVDSGANENNNNAALNNNNNSNHLQSNDGSLSDSGSESGSHKAVSSIRGPSGHKSGGGSDGKPTRVRTVLNEKQLHTLRTCYAANPRPDALMKEQLVEMTGLSPRVIRVWFQNKRCKDKKKTIAMKQQMQQEKDGRKLGFGGMHGIPMVASSPVRHESPIGMTPLEVQAYQPPWKALSDFALHTDLDRMDPNAPSFHHLVSQMHGYDIHGGPPPQLPQPSMLGGPMNDVIGGGQLPPPGGHHSIVGGPDMGQHPDSTDSYVTYLESDSDSLHHDTGSP, encoded by the exons ATGCAGCGAACGGGTCCAATCGGAGGACCCGGACATCTTGGACTTCAGGGGCCACCACGAAGTCTCAAGATATCACCTGTCAAGATACAGGATGATTCTGGTGATCCAATATCACAAa aAGCTAAAAGCTCATTGTGTGTGGGTTGCGGTGGATGGATTAATGACCAGTGGATTTTAAGGGTAGCACCTGATCTTGAATGGCATGCAGCATGTTTAAAATGTGCTGAATGTCAACAATTCCTAGATGAAAGATGCACGTGTTTTGTCAGGGATGGTAAAACATACTGCAAACGTGATTACACCCG tttaTTTGGGACCAAATGCGATAAATGCAGTCAATCATTCAACAAAAATGATTTAGTAATGCGagctaaaacaaaaatatatcataaagAATGTTTTAGATGTTCAGCATGTATGAGAAAACTTGAAACTGGTGATCAATTTGCATTGAGACATGATGGTTTATTTTGTCGTCAAGATCATGACATGCTTGAAAGTGGAAAATTTTGTACAGGTGTTGTTGATAGTGgagcaaatgaaaataataataatgctgcattaaataataataataatagtaatcatTTACAATCAAATGATGGATCTTTATCag ACTCTGGATCAGAGAGTGGATCTCACAAAGCAGTTAGTAGTATAAGAGGTCCAAGTGGCCACAAAAGTGGTGGTGGATCTGATGGTAAACCAACAAGAGTTAGAACAGtactaaatgaaaaacaattacataCCCTAAGAACTTGTTATGCTGCAAATCCACGACCTGATGCACTTATGAAAGAACAATTAGTTGAAATGACTGGATTGAGTCCACGTGTAATTAGAGTTTGGTTTCAAAATAAACGttgtaaagataaaaaaaaaactatagcCATGAAGCAACAGATGCAACAAGAAAag GATGGCAGAAAATTGGGTTTTGGTGGTATGCATGGTATTCCAATGGTTGCAAGTAGTCCAGTTAGACATGAAAGTCCAATTGGCATGACACCACTAGAAGTACAAGCATATCAACCACCATGGAAAGCATTATCTGATTTTGCATTACACACTGATCTTGATAGAATGGATCCAAATGCACCATCATTTCATCATCTAGTATcacag atgCATGGATATGATATACATGGTGGACCACCACCTCAGCTACCTCAACCCTCAATGCTTGGTGGTCCAATGAATGATGTAATTGGTGGTGGACAATTACCACCACCTGGTGGACATCATTCAATTGTTGGTGGTCCAGATATGGGACAACATCCAGACAGTACAGACAGCTACGTTACCTATCTTGAAAGTGACAGTGATTCACTTCATCATGACACTGGAAGTCCCTAG
- the LOC122858294 gene encoding UPF0488 protein CG14286: MPPKYKPGGRRFPPKIISKPLPQQVSNTISTSEPTTSGLDEESENKFELELCWCIQQLELTLQTTQLPDKQSRDANKNLNSLRSSNVPLIKKRQIMRTTFGDYRAKMQKDEIKYGKNSSNVKFLNSKNKDNKSLFVRKANTDDDDKNHQSNKPKLSSLFSKNQLQSEPFKFNFSL; the protein is encoded by the exons atGCCACCAAAATATAAGCCA GGTGGAAGAAGATTTCCtccaaaaataatatcaaaaccaCTGCCTCAACAAGTATCAAATACCATATCAACAAGTGAACCTACAACAAGTGGACTTGATGAAGaatcagaaaataaatttgagcTTGAGCTTTGTTGGTGTATTCAACAATTAGAATTAACATTACAAACTACTCAATTACCTGATAAACAATCTAGAGatgctaataaaaatttaaattcattacgTAGTAGTAATGTACCTTTGATTAAAAAACGTCAAATAATGAGAACAACATTTGGTGATTATCGTGCTAAAATGCAAaaagatgaaattaaatatggcaaaaattcatcaaatgttaaatttttaaacagtaaaaataaagataataaatcacTTTTTGTAAGAAAAGCTAACacagatgatgatgacaaaaaTCATCAATCAAATAAGCCTAAATTGTCAAgcttattttcaaaaaatcaattacaatCTGAgccatttaaattcaatttttctctttaa
- the LOC122858293 gene encoding insulin gene enhancer protein ISL-1 isoform X1: MQRTGPIGGPGHLGLQGPPRSLKISPVKIQDDSGDPISQKAKSSLCVGCGGWINDQWILRVAPDLEWHAACLKCAECQQFLDERCTCFVRDGKTYCKRDYTRLFGTKCDKCSQSFNKNDLVMRAKTKIYHKECFRCSACMRKLETGDQFALRHDGLFCRQDHDMLESGKFCTGVVDSGANENNNNAALNNNNNSNHLQSNDGSLSDSGSESGSHKAVSSIRGPSGHKSGGGSDGKPTRVRTVLNEKQLHTLRTCYAANPRPDALMKEQLVEMTGLSPRVIRVWFQNKRCKDKKKTIAMKQQMQQEKYFGLQDGRKLGFGGMHGIPMVASSPVRHESPIGMTPLEVQAYQPPWKALSDFALHTDLDRMDPNAPSFHHLVSQMHGYDIHGGPPPQLPQPSMLGGPMNDVIGGGQLPPPGGHHSIVGGPDMGQHPDSTDSYVTYLESDSDSLHHDTGSP, from the exons ATGCAGCGAACGGGTCCAATCGGAGGACCCGGACATCTTGGACTTCAGGGGCCACCACGAAGTCTCAAGATATCACCTGTCAAGATACAGGATGATTCTGGTGATCCAATATCACAAa aAGCTAAAAGCTCATTGTGTGTGGGTTGCGGTGGATGGATTAATGACCAGTGGATTTTAAGGGTAGCACCTGATCTTGAATGGCATGCAGCATGTTTAAAATGTGCTGAATGTCAACAATTCCTAGATGAAAGATGCACGTGTTTTGTCAGGGATGGTAAAACATACTGCAAACGTGATTACACCCG tttaTTTGGGACCAAATGCGATAAATGCAGTCAATCATTCAACAAAAATGATTTAGTAATGCGagctaaaacaaaaatatatcataaagAATGTTTTAGATGTTCAGCATGTATGAGAAAACTTGAAACTGGTGATCAATTTGCATTGAGACATGATGGTTTATTTTGTCGTCAAGATCATGACATGCTTGAAAGTGGAAAATTTTGTACAGGTGTTGTTGATAGTGgagcaaatgaaaataataataatgctgcattaaataataataataatagtaatcatTTACAATCAAATGATGGATCTTTATCag ACTCTGGATCAGAGAGTGGATCTCACAAAGCAGTTAGTAGTATAAGAGGTCCAAGTGGCCACAAAAGTGGTGGTGGATCTGATGGTAAACCAACAAGAGTTAGAACAGtactaaatgaaaaacaattacataCCCTAAGAACTTGTTATGCTGCAAATCCACGACCTGATGCACTTATGAAAGAACAATTAGTTGAAATGACTGGATTGAGTCCACGTGTAATTAGAGTTTGGTTTCAAAATAAACGttgtaaagataaaaaaaaaactatagcCATGAAGCAACAGATGCAACAAGAAAag TATTTTGGTTTGCAGGATGGCAGAAAATTGGGTTTTGGTGGTATGCATGGTATTCCAATGGTTGCAAGTAGTCCAGTTAGACATGAAAGTCCAATTGGCATGACACCACTAGAAGTACAAGCATATCAACCACCATGGAAAGCATTATCTGATTTTGCATTACACACTGATCTTGATAGAATGGATCCAAATGCACCATCATTTCATCATCTAGTATcacag atgCATGGATATGATATACATGGTGGACCACCACCTCAGCTACCTCAACCCTCAATGCTTGGTGGTCCAATGAATGATGTAATTGGTGGTGGACAATTACCACCACCTGGTGGACATCATTCAATTGTTGGTGGTCCAGATATGGGACAACATCCAGACAGTACAGACAGCTACGTTACCTATCTTGAAAGTGACAGTGATTCACTTCATCATGACACTGGAAGTCCCTAG
- the LOC122856545 gene encoding gustatory receptor for sugar taste 64f-like, with protein MLLLPLDANDEIKNKNFNKLQNTNIKSVSETFEIHKSFVDSNISIKKFIPNNENKESFHNAIRPILMISQVFGILPVSGLSDSSSDKLTFKIKSFRGFYTLTVIFMLIILVYCSTVHGIENVRMTSSLNKKSSIISVTAAAAFYGCTIFEIIIFLWMSPHWVKLNRKWKAMEKQLDRSNNIFNHNPPKLRCKFMTISLILFFFAIIEQIIWIINMISSQPVTDYFSATWQECFKILHSQSDIFTLENFDFNLWGNIFLFIVSNYATFIWNFSDLFVMLVATGLAERYKSLNYETINLIEKSHCTIHWSRLRENYCSLSWLVKQTDELISPLILISLGHNLYFSCLQLSYGLSINTNVDLSAVFPFITFAFVLGRTMAVTFLTARIHDHSREALPAVYSCSSSYFTIEIQRLQQQLTSDEISLTGMKFFSITRSFILTIAGAIVTYEIILLQMNIARK; from the exons atgttATTGCTTCCATTGGATGCTAacgatgaaattaaaaataaaaattttaataaattacaaaataccaATATAAAAAGTGTCAGTGAAACTTTTGAAATTCATAAAAGTTTTGTTGATTCTAATATAtcgattaaaaaattcattccaAATAATGAG aaCAAGGAATCTTTTCACAATGCAATTCGACCGATTCTTATGATTTCTCAAGTGTTTGGAATCCTTCCAGTTTCAGGACTGTCTGATTCATCATCAGACAAATTgacattcaaaattaaatcattcagAGGATTTTATACTTTAACAgttatttttatgttgattattCTTGTGTATTGTTCGACTGTTCATGGCATTGAAAATGTCAGAATGActtcaagtttaaataaaaaaa gtTCAATAATAAGTGTAACAGCTGCAGCTGCTTTTTATGGATGTACTATTTTCgaaatcataatttttctatGGATGTCACCTCATTGGGTTAAACTCAATCGTAAATGGAAAGCAATGGAAAAACAACTGGACAG atcaaataatattttcaaccaCAATCCTCCAAAATTGAGATGCAAATTCATGACaatttcattgatattatttttctttgctaTTATTGAACAAATTATTTGGATTATCAATATGATTTCAAGTCAACCTGTTACTGATTATTTCAGTGCAACTTGGCAAGaatgttttaaaattcttCATTCACAATCAGATATATTTACACTTGAAAATT ttgacTTTAATCTCTGGGgaaatattttcttgttcATTGTGAGTAACTATGCAACATTCATTTGGAATTTCAGTGATTTATTTGTCATGCTG GTGGCAACAGGACTTGCAGAGAgatataaatcattaaattatgaaacaattaatttaattgaaaaaagtcATTGTACAATTCATTGGAGTCGTCTCAGAGAAAATTATTGTTCGTTAAGTTGGCTTGTCAAACAAACAGATGAGCTTATTTctccattaattttaatatcgcTCGGTCATAATCTTTATTTCTCTTGTCTTCAATTGTCCTATGGGCTATC aataaatacaaatgtagATTTAAGTGCAGTATTTCCATTTATTACATTTGCATTTGTATTGGGACGAACGATGGCTGTTACATTTTTAACAGCGAGAATTCATGATCACAGCAGAGAAGCATTACCAGCTGTTTATTCTTGTTCATCATCCTACTTTACAattgaa attcaACGTctacaacaacaattaacatCTGATGAAATATCACTAACtggaatgaaatttttttccatcactcgaagttttattttgact atTGCTGGTGCTATTGTTacttatgaaattattttattgcaaatGAATATTGctagaaaataa